Part of the Sporomusa termitida genome, CGTTTGTTTGCTCTAGGGCTCGCTTAGGGCCCCTTTGTTAATAATCTGTTTGTCAATGGAGGGCAGGCCGTTTTTAATAGTTATGTAATTTTTATTTTTATGTCTGGCAGGAATAACATTCTCCATATGGAAATAAAAGGTAATAGACAAGCTGGCCAAGAAGAGGGGGGTTGCAATGAATAATCAAACACAGCCGTTATTAGTTCCATTTAAGTGTGACAAGTGCGGCAGGGTATTGGCCTGGACCTTGCCTGAAGCAACAGTTTGCTGCAAACAATGCGGTAAATGGATCAATAATACTGGTGAAAAAAGTACAGAGGAGCCAATTACAGCGTAACCTCGGCCGGCAAATAACGGTAAGCGGAATTTAAAAACAGGAGATTGCCGATTTGCATGTTTTCATTTGACAAAATCTCAATAACTATGTATAATATCACTTGTGACGTTAGCGTCAACTGAATTTTGTTGGGGCGTAGCCAAGCTGGTAAGGCACGGGACTCTGACTCCCGCATTCGTAGGTTCAAGTCCTGCCGCCCTAGCCATTTGACTCACTAGCTCAACTGGCAGAGCAACTGACTCTTAATCAGTAGGTTGTAGGTTCGATTCCTACGTGGGTCACCAGAAGAAACTCAGGAGTACCAAGGGTGTATAGCCTTTGGTGCTTTTTAAATTATGTTTGTTTATGGAAAACATGTTGTCAAAACCGTTGCCATGAGTAGGCATAAAAACTAGCGTGGGTGTGACGTAGGCCTTGATTGTGCTTTGCCGTTCAATGTGATATCATTATTATTACCGTATAGGGCGGGGGCAGCTTATACCTCTTAGGTATTAAAGTCAGCCATAGAAAATATGGTTAAAGCTGGATTTGTAAGCCTATACACACTACAAGTGTGCATAGGCTTTTTCTGTTTTTCTATAATTATATTTCCGGCAGCAGCAGGAGGAAAATAATGGAAAGTGCAATTGTAACGGCTTTTGTTGCTTTCGTAAGCACTAACATTGATGATATTTTTGTGTTGATGCTATTCTATTCGCAAATAGGCGGTCAATTGAAAAAATGTCATATTATTGCCGGTCAATATCTGGGCATAACAATACTCCTTATTGTAAGTGTTTTAGGTTCATTGGGATTGAATATCGTCCCCCCGCAATATACGGGATTATTGGGAATGATTCCAATATTGCTGGGAATTAAACAATGGTCAGGATACCGGCAAGAGAAAAAAGCGGCTGCTAATTCAACAAAGGGAAGTAAGGCGGAAGTGCAAAGTGAAACAGGATCAGACCCAATAGCCGAGCACTTCATGTTTGATAATGCGGCGAACGAAACAGAGCATGTAATGGATGACCGCCCTGAAATTGAGGCGCAAGTCCCCAAAAAGACAAAAATAAAGGCTGCGTTAAGCAAGTTGATTAATCCCGCGGTCCTAAATGTTTCTTTAGTTACGGTTGCTAATGGTGCCGATAATATAGGTATTTATATACCACTATTCACAAGGCTAAGTACAGTTGAGCTTATTATTACAATTATTATTTTCTTATTATTAATTGCCGTATGGTGTTTTATCGGGGAACAACTGACAAATTTTCCTGGTATAAAAGACACCATTCAAAAATACAAAAATTTAGTTGTGCCAGTTGTATTTATTGGGATAGGTATATTTATTTTAGTTGAAAGCGGTGCCCTCAGTTTCTTAACGCTGAATCTGCTAAAATAAATGGCTAAGAGGCAAAAGCTCAATAACCGCTACCACTCATTCGGCTGCCAAGCAAATAAAGCCGGTTGAGCAATCAATTGGTGTTTGCTGAGGTGTGTCTGGAAGCCGTGTATTTCTGTCAGGATTGGCACGAATGGCAGCGGCATTGCCAGGCAAATCTTGACAGCAGGGATAAGAACGTATATATTTTACATGACTACATATTCAGGCGGTGTGTGATGAAAAAGTGTCCCTGTGATTCCGATATGTGTGAAGAGTTGTGCGAGCATCCCCAAACAGTCTGCCAAGTGCAAAGCGAATTGCCGCCGGAGGAGGAAGTCCGGCAAGTGACGGAAATGTTTAGGGTATTAGGTGATATGAACCGGTTCAAAATCCTGCAGGCGTTATCCCAGCGGGAGTTATGTGTCTGCGATATTGCAGCGGTGCTGCAGATGGCGCAGTCGGCCGTATCGCAACAGCTTCGCCTGCTGCGCGGTGCTCGCCTGGTAAAGTACCGCAAAGAAGGGACACTGGCCTGGTATTCGCTTAATGATGATTATGTCGCTATTCTGCTGCAGCATGGAATGAATTATATCCGGCAAAAATGAAAGTGTGTGACCGAAGGCTATAGTTTTAATGAGAATAACAGAGCAAGAAAAGGACCGGCGTAAAAATACGTCGGTCCTTTTTATCATTTCCGGTTACATTACTGGTGGTTAGCGGATTTTCTGCATGAGCCGCATCCCGTTCAGCGTTACCAGGATGGATGATCCCATGTCGGCCAGCACTGCCAGCCACAGATCAACAAAACCGAAGAAGGTAAATATAACAAATATTACTTTAATCAATATGGCAAACCCGATGTTTTGCTTGATGATAGCAACCGTTTTGCGACTCAGATTGATTACATAGGCCAGTTTGCCCAGGTCATCAGCCATCAAAGCGATATCGGCTGTTTCCAGCGCCGTATCTGATCCGGCGACGCCCATGGCCACACCGACATTGGCGGCAGCCAGTGCCGGGGCGTCATTGACGCCGTCTCCGACCATCACCACCGAGCCGTACTCCTTGGTCAGTTTTTGTACGGTAGCCACTTTGTCCTGGGGTAGCAAATCACTATAGTACGTATCAAGATTGAGGTTTGTGGCAATGGCGGCGGCAACCCGGCTGTTGTCCCCGGTCAGCATAGCGATATGCTTCATACCGGCCTGCCGCAGTTCCCTGATAGCATTCCTGCTGTTGCCCCGCAGCGTATCAGCTACTGCGATCAATCCCCCAATAGCCGTAGCCGAGCCGACGAGCATGACCGTTTTGCCCTGCTCTTCGAGGTCGATCATAGCCGCCTTATGCTGCTCAAGGCTTAGGCCCAGTTTTTCAAACAGCCTGAGGTTGCCGACATAGATGGTTTGCCCATTAACGTCAGCCTGAGCGCCAAGGCCGACCAGGGCCTTGAAATTGGTTGCCGGCGGCCGGGGGAGCTGTTTTGCTTTTTCCACGATGGCCAGCGCCAATGGGTGTTCAGACCATTTCTCTACTGCCGCCGCCAGGGACAGCAGATCCTGTTCGTTGGTTTTACCTATTGGTAGGATTTCAGTAACCACTGGGCGGCCATGGGTTAGGGTGCCGGTCTTATCAAAGGCAATGGCCTGTATGCCGCCCATTTGTTCCAAATAAGCGCCGCCTTTGATGAGTACGCCGTTGCGGGAGGAATTGCCAATCGCCGATACAATGGAAACCGGTGTGGAGATGACCAGGGCGCAGGGGCAGGAAATGACCAGCAGCACCAGACCTTTGTAGAACCAGGGGGCAAAAGGCTGATTAAACAGCAGCCAGGGAAGGAGCATGATACCGGCGGCAGTGAGTAAGACGGCCGGGGTGTAATATTTGGCGAAGACATCGACAAACTGTTGGGATGGCGCTTTCTGGGCCTGGGCTTCTTCCACCAGATGCATAATTTTTGCCAAAGTGGAGTCGGCGGCAATCCGGGTGACCTCAATTTCCAAAGCACCATGCGCATTAACTGTCCCGGCATAAACCGCATCACCGGCTGTTTTTTCCACAGGCAGGGATTCGCCGGTAATGGTAGCCTGGTTGACGGCCGACAGACCGCTTTTCACTATGCCATCCATGGCAATCCGTTCGCCTGGTTTGACAATGACCAGGTCGCCAATCATAATTTCTTCTACCGGCAGTCGTTCTTCCACGCCGTTGCGTCGTACCAGTGCCTCGGGCGGGGCAAGTTCCATGAGAGCCCGGATGGATTGGCGTGTTTTATCCATAGTGTATGTCTGAAGGGTATTGCCGAAGGAGAATAAAAAGGCAACGGTCGCGCCTTCGCTCCATTCGCCGATAGCTGCAGCTCCAATCACGGCCACGGTCATGAGAAAATTCATGTCAAAGGTAAAGGAACGCAAGCCATACAACCCGCTTTTGGCTGCACTATAACCGCCAATTACGGCGGCGGCAACATACAGGGGAATGAGGACGGTGTCCTGGAAGTTTAACCACTCCAGGACGGTAGCCAGCCCCAGGATAATACCTGCTACGATCGTTGCCTGGGTACGCCGGTTGCTCCACCACGCTGCGTTGGTTTCCGGCCGGCGGGAACCTGCCGTCAGCCGTTCGGCCTGATAACCGGCTTGTTTAACCGCCTGCAGGATGGCAGTAACCGGGGCGGTATGTTCGACTGTCATTTTGCCGGTGGTGAAATTCACTTGGGCTGATACTACACCTGCCAGTGCAGCCACCCGTTTTTCCAGCTTGGCAGCGCAGTCACCGCAGTCCAGGCCGGAAACCCGGAATACCGATTGTTGAGCCCCGGCCGGGCTGCCTGCTGCCGGAATGAGGTCGGCCTGATAGCCGAAACCGCTGACTGCTTTTTCAATTTCTGCCGGCTGGAGTTGAGTTTGATCGTAGGTGACGTTCAGCTTAGCGGTGGCAAAATTGACTTTGACATCTGTTACACCGGTAAGTCTGCTCATGCCTCTTTCCAATTTGGCGGCGCAGTCGGCGCAGTCCAGACCCGCGACCGTAAACGTGCTGGTCCGGGTGCTAGACGCCACCTGGGGGTTTATCTGGTCAGTAGCGTTATCAGCGCCGCCGGCGAAGGCGGCAGGAGCCGGGGGGGCGATTGCTCTCGTGTCAGGGCAGCAATCGCAGGCCGGGGCGGCTAACGGCTGGTCCAACGCTGCCTCCGGGCAGCAACTGCAGTCCGGTTCGGCAACTGCCGCCGAACTTGCCGGCGGGCAGCAGCCGCAAGTCGCTGCCGCCTCAAGTTCGGCGGATGGTTCGGACGTTGGTGAACAGCCGCCGCTCTGGCCGGCTGTTTTCTTGGGCGGTATATTGGCTGATATTTTTTTAAAAGCCATCGTGCTCACTTCCTATCCATATTTATATGGGCAATACTTTGCGCCAGCAAAGAGTTTACCTGATTGTCTTAGGCATAGCTTGCGGCGGCAGCCGCATCCTGGTGTCATAGGATTGTGCGCACAGGTCTGCGCTTCGATAGCCAGCATAAGCAGCTCTCCTCTAAAGCTATAATATTATATATATGAGTACATATTCATATATATAATATTATAAAGGTTTGCTAAATAAGTCAAGAAAAATTAAATAGGACGGTCATTTACAACAACCAATGAAACAGAGAGGACCTGAATATCGCCGCTAAATGGTGACATTCAGGTCTTTTATTTGTGCTTATGGCGGCTAGTACCTTGACAAAGTCAAATGTAGATCTTAATGAATCAGTTAGCGTCCTCCGCCTTGCATTGCGAAAAAATCTACGTTGTCTAAAACTAACAGCTAACTTTGCCAAGGCACTAGGCGTTGCTGTAAGCTAAAGGTTCTTATCGCCTGGTATTTTCCAATATTTGGAGGAAGAGCGAGGTGGCAGGGTTACGATGTTCCTCCTTCCAGACTGCCATTACATTACTAACAGCATCGTCTCCCTGCATATCAACTATGGCAATGCTAGTATGCATGCGCCGCGGAATAGGCGGGTCTTTAATCGTAAACGAAATACCTATACCCGCTTCTATTTGCCAATAGATACTGTCAAAGCTTGTCGTTTTATTAGCAATCTTTGGTGTAAAGCCTCGTTTTTTACAGAAGCTCATGAACCAGTCAAAGCCCTGTGGGCATTCTGCTTCATACAGCATAATGAAAGAATCATTGGCTAAACAAGAGACATCAATCGCAGCCTCTTTGGCGTACGCATGGTCAATTGGCAGTAAAAAGCATAAACGACTCCTGTAGATTAAACGGTTCATGAACCGAGGGGTTTTTGGCTCAGTTCCCAGCAGAACAATAAAGCCAAGGTCCAGATCTTCGCATTCCAGGTCATCCTCTATCATTTTAAGGGTGAGTATGCGAATATCCAGATTTATCTGCGGATAAAGGGCCCGGAATCGCTTTAAGGCGTAGGGGAGAAAGGCATCTTCCAGTCCAAAACAGCCGATTTTTAGATTGCCGCGTATTCCGCGCTGTGCTAGCTGCGTTTTTTCAACAACTTCAGCAACCTTATCAATAAGAATAGAGCCTTCTCTAAGTAGCGTTTTGCCTGAGGCTGTCAATTCCAGTGAACGGTGGTGGCGTAAAAATAACTCCACCCCCAAATCCTCTTCCAGCTCAGCAATTTGTTTACTCAGAGCCGACTGACCTATATATATACGTTTGGCAGCCTCAGTAAAACTTAAGCATTGTGCAACCATTAAAAAAGAACGTAAACCACGGATATCCATAGGAATTATCCTCCGCATGGTACGAAATTACTAATCTAATAATAATATAAAAGCCTTTAAAAAGGTAGCAGTCATAAAAAATTCGCATGTTTTTTAGGAGCAGGTATTTTTTATTATGGCGCGCCCATATGGTGGATATGCGCGACTTTATATCCGGCGCCTGGTGCTGTCGGATGAAACCAGGGAAATGACTGGTAAAATCAATGAAATCAAACATCTTTAAATAGGTGGACATTCACGGGCCTTTTTATTTTGGACTTGCGGTTGTTGTGTAAGTTGGTGTAAACTTATTTTTTTGATTCTGAACTTTCTGGTTATGGCGGTAGTCAGTCCATCTTTAGAATTGGATGAATTTTCTACTGCGGTAAACAAAAGGGTATGTTATTCTATAACAAAGGATGAGCTAGTGACAGAAACTGACTGCGTACGGAAATCGCGAAATAAGTTTGCTATGAGATTTGGTGTCCGACGTCCGGCTGTCTGAAGTTTTTGCAGTGAGTAATCTTTAACTATATATTCTTTGACTTTGTATGTGGGGGGCTTCTAATGGCAAAACATAGCGATATAATGAAACAAGTATTTGCGCATATGGCTGGTATGGTAGTAGTCGATCATCAATCACGGATTGTTTTTGTCGAGGAGACCTACGCAGCGTCAAGAGGATTCGATTCCCAGCAAGTCATAGGACGCTATGTTAAGGATATAATCCCGACTAGTAAGCTCCCGGTAGTTGTTGAGACAGGTAAACCAATTTTAGGCGATGTTTTTTTCTATGAGGGAAAAACTGTAATATGCAATCGATATCCTCTGATAAAGGCTGGGATTATTATTGGTGCCATGTCTTATCAGGTATTTGAAGGGGTCGACAAACTTTTTGAATCTATACGGGAGTTGCAAGACCAACTTGACTACTATAAAGAAAAAGTGAAGAAATATGCGGGGATACGATATTCGTTGGCGGATACTATCGGTTCAAGCCCAGCCGCTGTTGAGATCCGTACGGCAATATTAAAAGCCGCAAGCTCTAATGCTACTGTCTTGGTACAAGGAGAAACGGGTACAGGCAAGGAGTTGGTTGCTCATGCTCTACACCAGGAAAGTCGCCGGTCACCTTATTCATTTGTAAAGCTCAATTGTGCGGCTATTCCCCAAGAGCTTATCGAATCAGAGTTATTTGGCTATGATGAAGGCGCCTTTACGGGAGCGCGTAGGGCGGGGAAAAAGGGTAAATTTGAATTGGCTGATAAAGGAACACTCTTCTTGGACGAGGTAAGTCAATTGTCTATGGCGGCTCAGGCAAAACTGCTTCGTGTACTGCAGGAAAAAGAGATAGAGCGTATTGGGGGAACAGGGCCAATTCTTGTTAATGTAAGAATTATTGCAGCCACTAACGATAACCTTGAAGATATGGTAAAGCTAGGTACATTCCGGGCAGATTTGTATTACCGGCTGAACGTTATTCCAATTAAGGTTGCACCACTAAGAGAAAGAAGGTCAGATATACCCCTGCTTGTAAAAAAGTTCACAGAAAAATATGGAGAGCAGGCGGGCTTAGAAATAGTTTCTGTAGATTTTGATGCTATGGCGCTGCTTATGGAATACGAATGGCCGGGGAATATCCGCGAACTGGAACACGCTGTGGAAAGAGCGATTAACCTTTGCAGTTCCAACATACTTCAGCCAGTTCACTTTGAATGGTTGCTGCCGAAGATACGCAACAAAGTAAAGCCAGCTACCGGCAGGAGTATTCAAGATGCAAAAGCGGCGAGTGAAAAGGAGGTTATTTTGAATGCACTG contains:
- a CDS encoding heavy metal translocating P-type ATPase; the protein is MSANIPPKKTAGQSGGCSPTSEPSAELEAAATCGCCPPASSAAVAEPDCSCCPEAALDQPLAAPACDCCPDTRAIAPPAPAAFAGGADNATDQINPQVASSTRTSTFTVAGLDCADCAAKLERGMSRLTGVTDVKVNFATAKLNVTYDQTQLQPAEIEKAVSGFGYQADLIPAAGSPAGAQQSVFRVSGLDCGDCAAKLEKRVAALAGVVSAQVNFTTGKMTVEHTAPVTAILQAVKQAGYQAERLTAGSRRPETNAAWWSNRRTQATIVAGIILGLATVLEWLNFQDTVLIPLYVAAAVIGGYSAAKSGLYGLRSFTFDMNFLMTVAVIGAAAIGEWSEGATVAFLFSFGNTLQTYTMDKTRQSIRALMELAPPEALVRRNGVEERLPVEEIMIGDLVIVKPGERIAMDGIVKSGLSAVNQATITGESLPVEKTAGDAVYAGTVNAHGALEIEVTRIAADSTLAKIMHLVEEAQAQKAPSQQFVDVFAKYYTPAVLLTAAGIMLLPWLLFNQPFAPWFYKGLVLLVISCPCALVISTPVSIVSAIGNSSRNGVLIKGGAYLEQMGGIQAIAFDKTGTLTHGRPVVTEILPIGKTNEQDLLSLAAAVEKWSEHPLALAIVEKAKQLPRPPATNFKALVGLGAQADVNGQTIYVGNLRLFEKLGLSLEQHKAAMIDLEEQGKTVMLVGSATAIGGLIAVADTLRGNSRNAIRELRQAGMKHIAMLTGDNSRVAAAIATNLNLDTYYSDLLPQDKVATVQKLTKEYGSVVMVGDGVNDAPALAAANVGVAMGVAGSDTALETADIALMADDLGKLAYVINLSRKTVAIIKQNIGFAILIKVIFVIFTFFGFVDLWLAVLADMGSSILVTLNGMRLMQKIR
- a CDS encoding cadmium resistance transporter, which encodes MESAIVTAFVAFVSTNIDDIFVLMLFYSQIGGQLKKCHIIAGQYLGITILLIVSVLGSLGLNIVPPQYTGLLGMIPILLGIKQWSGYRQEKKAAANSTKGSKAEVQSETGSDPIAEHFMFDNAANETEHVMDDRPEIEAQVPKKTKIKAALSKLINPAVLNVSLVTVANGADNIGIYIPLFTRLSTVELIITIIIFLLLIAVWCFIGEQLTNFPGIKDTIQKYKNLVVPVVFIGIGIFILVESGALSFLTLNLLK
- a CDS encoding sigma-54 interaction domain-containing protein, with the translated sequence MAKHSDIMKQVFAHMAGMVVVDHQSRIVFVEETYAASRGFDSQQVIGRYVKDIIPTSKLPVVVETGKPILGDVFFYEGKTVICNRYPLIKAGIIIGAMSYQVFEGVDKLFESIRELQDQLDYYKEKVKKYAGIRYSLADTIGSSPAAVEIRTAILKAASSNATVLVQGETGTGKELVAHALHQESRRSPYSFVKLNCAAIPQELIESELFGYDEGAFTGARRAGKKGKFELADKGTLFLDEVSQLSMAAQAKLLRVLQEKEIERIGGTGPILVNVRIIAATNDNLEDMVKLGTFRADLYYRLNVIPIKVAPLRERRSDIPLLVKKFTEKYGEQAGLEIVSVDFDAMALLMEYEWPGNIRELEHAVERAINLCSSNILQPVHFEWLLPKIRNKVKPATGRSIQDAKAASEKEVILNALQATQGNKKKAAELLGIARPLLYQKMNRLGILS
- a CDS encoding ArsR/SmtB family transcription factor, whose translation is MSNQLVFAEVCLEAVYFCQDWHEWQRHCQANLDSRDKNVYILHDYIFRRCVMKKCPCDSDMCEELCEHPQTVCQVQSELPPEEEVRQVTEMFRVLGDMNRFKILQALSQRELCVCDIAAVLQMAQSAVSQQLRLLRGARLVKYRKEGTLAWYSLNDDYVAILLQHGMNYIRQK
- a CDS encoding LysR family transcriptional regulator encodes the protein MDIRGLRSFLMVAQCLSFTEAAKRIYIGQSALSKQIAELEEDLGVELFLRHHRSLELTASGKTLLREGSILIDKVAEVVEKTQLAQRGIRGNLKIGCFGLEDAFLPYALKRFRALYPQINLDIRILTLKMIEDDLECEDLDLGFIVLLGTEPKTPRFMNRLIYRSRLCFLLPIDHAYAKEAAIDVSCLANDSFIMLYEAECPQGFDWFMSFCKKRGFTPKIANKTTSFDSIYWQIEAGIGISFTIKDPPIPRRMHTSIAIVDMQGDDAVSNVMAVWKEEHRNPATSLFLQILENTRR